In Sphingopyxis sp. 113P3, one DNA window encodes the following:
- a CDS encoding P-loop NTPase encodes MNEHRPVKRQPSLLERAADIFGIDPAAGAPTIDVSGLPAEPPKKAKAPKGTGASPAEAPPRVEPAVAAEAEPVIEAAPAIKASPRKEVARAAPAVVPARQGKIDRDRLAARGMIVPDAPVTGISEEYRIVKREIIRNFTGAPGRPVLPRGHRVLIASANPGEGKTFSAVNLALSLAVEADHDVLLIDADIAKPSVLETLGLDEGPGLMDALADPLLPLGDCLIQTDIAGLKVMPAGTQHMHDTELLASARTEALLARLEAGAPGRILILDSPPVLAASPAAVLAGHVGQLIMVVRADETLESSLRDAIGLMGACPHIQLLLNGVKFSPGGRRFGTYYGQGGAS; translated from the coding sequence ATGAACGAACATCGCCCCGTCAAGCGCCAGCCCTCGCTGCTCGAACGCGCCGCCGACATCTTCGGCATCGACCCCGCCGCGGGCGCGCCGACGATCGACGTGAGCGGCCTGCCGGCAGAACCTCCCAAAAAGGCGAAGGCGCCAAAAGGGACCGGAGCGTCTCCCGCCGAGGCGCCCCCCAGGGTTGAACCCGCAGTGGCAGCCGAGGCCGAGCCCGTCATCGAGGCGGCACCCGCGATCAAGGCCTCGCCCCGCAAGGAGGTTGCGCGCGCTGCGCCTGCCGTTGTGCCGGCGCGGCAAGGAAAAATCGACCGCGACCGCCTCGCGGCGCGCGGAATGATTGTGCCCGACGCACCGGTGACGGGCATTTCGGAAGAATATCGCATCGTGAAGCGCGAGATCATTCGCAACTTCACCGGCGCGCCGGGACGCCCGGTGCTGCCGCGCGGCCACCGCGTTCTCATCGCTTCGGCCAATCCGGGTGAGGGCAAGACCTTCTCGGCGGTCAATCTTGCGCTCAGCCTCGCGGTCGAGGCCGATCATGACGTGCTGCTGATCGACGCCGATATCGCGAAGCCGAGCGTGCTCGAGACGCTGGGGCTGGACGAAGGGCCAGGGCTGATGGACGCGCTCGCCGATCCGCTCCTGCCGCTTGGTGACTGCCTGATCCAGACCGACATTGCCGGGCTGAAGGTGATGCCTGCTGGCACCCAGCACATGCATGACACCGAGTTGCTCGCCTCGGCGCGCACCGAGGCGCTTCTTGCCAGACTTGAGGCCGGGGCACCCGGCCGCATCCTCATTCTCGATTCGCCGCCCGTGCTCGCGGCCTCCCCGGCCGCCGTGCTCGCGGGTCATGTCGGTCAGCTGATCATGGTCGTGCGCGCCGACGAAACCCTGGAATCCTCGCTGCGCGATGCAATCGGGCTGATGGGGGCCTGCCCGCACATCCAGCTTCTCCTCAACGGGGTCAAATTTTCCCCGGGCGGCCGCCGTTTCGGCACCTATTACGGACAAGGAGGCGCGTCCTGA
- a CDS encoding XrtA system polysaccharide chain length determinant, giving the protein MNSLYDEFRVALHSVWTRRWLVLAVAWGICILGWLAVASIPNRYDSRARLLVDVNQILPDEAQGGPLGGRRQLDEIRGTLTSARNLEKVAVTTGLLPAGASEREKAGAVAMLQKNIKVIPQQDNIFEITSSIAIGSLSDADNAKLASGVLDSLITVFRDDQLRGGRVNAREGLKFLDAQIADREKALREVEARRAAFEAQNIGLIPGGSGSPAQRVEAARAELGQIESQLVAAQAALAAANSQLASTPATINVPGMSATGAGVARQQLAGAQNELSAMRARGLTDAHPDIIAIKSQIASLKAQADREGSGGAGGNAQNPAYASLAAMRAERQATVSALSARKAQLTSDIARITSQQIQNPGIAAEYDRINGEYTALKAQYDKLLGQREQVRLRGEVQTEANAIKVELLDPPSKPTSPAAPNRPLFLTIVLLAGIGGGVGAAFGLAQVRASYPTAARLERASGLPVIGSITEVVTPERQVERKKKLVWLASGGGALVGLYALLLIAEFVQRGMVA; this is encoded by the coding sequence ATGAACAGCCTCTACGATGAATTCAGGGTTGCGCTGCATAGCGTATGGACGCGTCGCTGGCTGGTGCTGGCGGTCGCGTGGGGCATCTGCATCCTCGGCTGGCTCGCGGTCGCGTCGATCCCCAACCGCTATGATTCGCGCGCGCGGCTGCTCGTCGACGTCAACCAGATCCTTCCCGATGAGGCGCAGGGCGGACCCCTGGGCGGGCGCCGGCAACTCGACGAGATCCGCGGGACCCTCACCAGCGCGCGCAATCTGGAAAAGGTCGCGGTGACCACCGGTTTGCTTCCCGCAGGCGCGAGCGAACGCGAAAAGGCCGGCGCGGTCGCGATGCTGCAAAAGAATATCAAGGTCATTCCGCAGCAGGACAATATCTTCGAGATCACCTCGAGCATTGCGATCGGCAGCCTGTCGGACGCCGACAATGCGAAACTCGCCTCGGGCGTTCTCGACAGCCTCATCACCGTCTTTCGTGACGACCAGCTGCGCGGCGGCCGCGTGAACGCGCGCGAGGGACTGAAATTCCTCGATGCGCAGATTGCCGATCGCGAGAAGGCCCTGCGTGAGGTCGAAGCGCGCCGCGCGGCGTTCGAGGCCCAGAATATCGGCCTGATCCCAGGCGGATCGGGTTCGCCCGCGCAGCGGGTAGAGGCAGCGCGGGCGGAGCTCGGTCAGATTGAATCGCAGCTGGTCGCAGCGCAGGCGGCGCTCGCGGCAGCGAACAGTCAGCTCGCCTCGACGCCGGCGACGATCAATGTTCCGGGCATGTCGGCAACCGGGGCGGGTGTCGCAAGGCAGCAGCTCGCGGGCGCGCAGAACGAACTTTCCGCAATGCGCGCGCGCGGGCTGACCGACGCCCACCCCGACATCATCGCGATCAAGAGCCAGATCGCCTCCTTGAAGGCGCAGGCCGATCGCGAAGGCAGCGGCGGAGCGGGCGGCAACGCCCAGAACCCTGCCTATGCCTCGCTCGCCGCGATGCGCGCCGAGCGCCAGGCGACAGTGAGCGCGCTCAGCGCGCGCAAGGCGCAGCTCACGAGCGACATCGCCAGGATCACCTCGCAGCAGATCCAGAACCCCGGCATCGCGGCCGAATATGACCGGATCAACGGCGAATATACGGCGCTCAAGGCGCAATATGACAAGCTTCTCGGGCAGCGCGAACAGGTGCGCCTGCGCGGCGAGGTGCAGACCGAGGCCAATGCCATCAAGGTCGAGCTCCTCGACCCGCCCTCGAAGCCAACCAGCCCTGCCGCGCCCAATCGGCCCCTGTTCCTCACCATTGTGCTCCTCGCCGGGATCGGCGGGGGCGTCGGGGCAGCCTTTGGCCTGGCCCAGGTGCGTGCAAGCTATCCGACCGCCGCGCGCCTCGAGCGCGCGAGCGGGCTCCCGGTCATCGGGTCGATCACCGAGGTGGTCACACCCGAGCGCCAGGTCGAGCGCAAGAAGAAGCTCGTCTGGCTCGCGAGCGGCGGCGGCGCACTTGTCGGGCTTTATGCGCTGCTGCTCATCGCCGAATTCGTCCAGCGCGGCATGGTGGCCTGA
- a CDS encoding acyl carrier protein, whose protein sequence is MLVTDTPATAVDATLRALLADVLGLGEARAAALTDDSGLFGELPEFDSMAVATVLTEMEDRLGILIDDDEVDGEIFETYGNLLAFSVRKVAG, encoded by the coding sequence ATGCTCGTGACCGATACCCCCGCCACCGCCGTCGATGCCACCCTGCGCGCGCTGCTTGCCGATGTTCTCGGGCTCGGCGAAGCCCGCGCCGCCGCGCTCACCGATGACAGCGGCCTTTTCGGCGAGCTTCCCGAATTCGATTCGATGGCTGTTGCGACCGTGCTCACCGAGATGGAGGACCGGCTCGGCATCCTGATCGACGACGATGAGGTCGACGGGGAGATTTTCGAAACCTACGGCAACCTGCTCGCCTTTTCGGTGCGCAAGGTCGCCGGCTGA
- a CDS encoding acyl-CoA ligase (AMP-forming), exosortase A system-associated: MTKALSPPSYPIDHLARRGAPDAAALLIGDRITSFADLDAGVGRLASWLLEQVGGPGERVASWSAKTRSACLMPLAAARAGLIHVPVNPLLKPPQVQHILADSGAKLLVTNGSRGEALGAGRPEACALEDLTIAEEVIDSPGEGLPPSLAEPHDLAAILYTSGSTGRPKGVMLSHANLWLGAESVASYLKITPSDRILAVLPLSFDYGQNQLLSSWYAGAAVAPLDYLTPRDVVKAVARHGITTLAGVPPLWVQLVESDWPRDTAALLQRLTNSGGALTPSLIDAMRATFPKADIYPMYGLTEAFRSTFLDPSLVASHPTSMGRAIPHAEILVCRPDGSITADDEPGELVHCGPLVAKGYWHDEERSAERFRAAPPSSIYGGTAVWSGDTVKRDAKGLLTFVGRDDAMIKTAGNRVSPTEVEDAAVASGLVYEAVAFGIPDARLGAAIILIVRGKSGAEDGHALAAYLRQNLPNFMQPQTIEWRAALPRNPNGKLDRVAIAAEWIEKVTA; encoded by the coding sequence ATGACCAAAGCCCTCAGCCCGCCGTCGTACCCGATCGACCATCTCGCCCGCCGCGGTGCGCCCGACGCGGCTGCGCTGCTGATCGGCGATCGGATCACCAGTTTTGCGGACCTCGACGCCGGCGTCGGGCGGCTTGCATCCTGGCTTCTGGAACAGGTGGGCGGGCCGGGCGAGCGCGTTGCGAGCTGGAGCGCCAAGACGCGAAGTGCGTGCCTGATGCCGCTCGCCGCAGCGCGCGCAGGGCTCATCCATGTGCCGGTCAACCCCCTGCTCAAGCCGCCGCAGGTTCAGCATATCCTCGCTGACAGCGGCGCCAAATTGCTCGTCACCAACGGATCGCGCGGCGAAGCGCTCGGCGCGGGACGACCCGAAGCCTGCGCGCTTGAGGATCTGACGATTGCCGAGGAGGTCATCGATTCGCCCGGTGAAGGTCTCCCGCCCTCGCTCGCCGAGCCCCACGATCTGGCGGCCATTCTCTATACCAGCGGCTCGACCGGACGCCCCAAGGGCGTGATGCTCAGCCACGCCAATCTTTGGCTCGGCGCCGAAAGCGTCGCCTCCTATCTGAAGATCACGCCTTCCGACCGCATCCTCGCCGTGCTCCCCCTGAGTTTCGACTATGGGCAAAATCAGCTTCTTTCGAGCTGGTATGCCGGCGCGGCGGTCGCGCCGCTCGACTATCTGACGCCGCGCGACGTCGTCAAAGCCGTTGCCCGGCATGGGATCACGACGCTTGCGGGCGTCCCGCCGCTCTGGGTGCAACTGGTGGAGAGCGACTGGCCTCGCGATACCGCAGCGCTGCTTCAGCGCCTCACCAACAGCGGCGGGGCGCTCACGCCCTCGCTGATCGACGCGATGCGCGCGACCTTTCCCAAGGCCGACATCTACCCGATGTACGGCCTCACCGAGGCCTTTCGTTCAACCTTTCTCGACCCTTCGCTCGTCGCCAGCCATCCCACCTCGATGGGCCGCGCTATACCCCACGCTGAAATCCTGGTCTGCCGCCCCGACGGGAGCATCACCGCCGATGATGAACCCGGCGAACTCGTGCATTGCGGACCCTTGGTGGCGAAAGGCTATTGGCACGATGAGGAACGGAGCGCCGAGCGCTTTCGCGCCGCGCCCCCATCATCGATCTACGGCGGCACGGCGGTCTGGTCGGGCGACACGGTAAAGCGCGATGCCAAGGGGCTTCTCACCTTCGTCGGGCGCGACGATGCGATGATCAAGACCGCGGGCAACCGCGTCAGTCCGACCGAGGTCGAGGACGCCGCGGTCGCCTCGGGTCTCGTCTACGAGGCGGTGGCATTTGGAATTCCGGACGCGCGGCTCGGCGCGGCCATCATATTGATCGTGCGGGGGAAGAGCGGCGCCGAGGACGGGCACGCGCTCGCGGCTTATCTGCGACAGAATCTGCCGAACTTCATGCAGCCGCAGACGATCGAATGGCGCGCGGCCTTGCCGCGCAATCCCAATGGCAAGCTCGACCGCGTCGCGATTGCGGCCGAGTGGATCGAGAAGGTGACGGCATGA
- a CDS encoding XrtA system polysaccharide deacetylase, whose protein sequence is MQNGLSVDVEDWFHVGAFERTIDRADWPHLECRVEANCDAVLEIFAEAGVTGTFFTLGWVAERYPALIRRIVAAGHELASHGYDHKRVFAMSPDEFSADLKKTRAILEDAGGSAVSGYRAPSFSIDARTPWAHPILADEGYAYSSSVAPVVHDHYGWPQSPRHAWRPVAGSDLVEWPVTTARALGRTLAAGGGGFMRILPYGFTRWAIARMNAEGHPAILYFHPWEIDPGQPRVANAPIKSRIRHYSGLSVMADKLRKLCADFEWTRADALVPAQRDRASPWRAAA, encoded by the coding sequence ATGCAGAACGGCTTGTCGGTCGATGTCGAGGACTGGTTCCACGTCGGCGCCTTTGAGCGCACGATCGACCGCGCCGACTGGCCGCATCTTGAATGCCGGGTCGAGGCCAATTGCGACGCGGTGCTCGAGATTTTCGCCGAGGCCGGCGTCACCGGCACCTTTTTCACGCTCGGCTGGGTTGCTGAACGCTATCCCGCGCTGATCCGGCGCATCGTCGCAGCGGGACACGAACTTGCAAGCCACGGCTACGACCACAAGCGCGTCTTTGCGATGAGTCCCGACGAATTTTCCGCCGACCTTAAAAAGACGCGTGCGATCCTCGAAGATGCCGGCGGGAGCGCGGTTTCGGGCTACCGCGCCCCGAGCTTTTCGATCGATGCGCGTACGCCGTGGGCGCATCCGATCCTTGCCGACGAGGGCTATGCCTATTCGTCGAGCGTCGCCCCGGTCGTCCACGATCATTACGGCTGGCCGCAGAGCCCGCGCCACGCATGGCGGCCGGTCGCGGGCAGCGATCTTGTCGAATGGCCCGTGACGACCGCGCGCGCGCTCGGCCGGACGCTGGCGGCGGGCGGCGGGGGCTTCATGCGGATCCTTCCTTACGGTTTCACCCGCTGGGCGATCGCGCGGATGAATGCCGAGGGGCATCCGGCGATCCTCTATTTCCACCCGTGGGAGATCGATCCCGGCCAGCCGCGCGTTGCGAACGCGCCGATCAAGTCGAGGATCCGTCACTATAGCGGCCTCTCGGTGATGGCGGACAAGCTTCGAAAGCTCTGCGCCGACTTTGAATGGACGCGCGCCGATGCGCTTGTTCCTGCGCAGCGGGACCGCGCTTCGCCCTGGCGCGCTGCGGCGTGA
- a CDS encoding hydrolase 1, exosortase A system-associated, translated as MRRHLSFDCEGAALAATLDEAPGTTGLLIVSGGNEIRSGAHRGMAMLAQRIAAAGHPVFRFDRRGVGDSEGENRGFEASGPDIAAAIAAFRGAAPHVTRIAAFGNCDAASALLLHRPAGIDALLLANPWTYETGGDEQAGDTPALPPAAAIRARYLSRLKDPRSLLRLLKGEIDLAKLWRGLSSLGRRKPPAAPDSLAARLDAALAALPCPATILLATGDRTAQAFLENCRPGAAAVERLERASHSFAGADADWLAAQILARLR; from the coding sequence ATGCGGCGTCATCTGAGCTTTGATTGCGAGGGCGCAGCACTTGCCGCAACGCTCGATGAAGCGCCTGGAACCACCGGGCTTCTGATCGTCTCGGGCGGCAATGAAATTCGAAGCGGCGCGCACCGCGGCATGGCGATGCTGGCCCAGCGGATTGCCGCGGCGGGTCATCCGGTTTTCCGCTTCGACCGCCGCGGGGTTGGCGACAGCGAAGGCGAAAATCGCGGGTTCGAGGCGAGCGGGCCCGACATCGCGGCTGCGATCGCCGCCTTCCGCGGCGCCGCTCCGCACGTCACCCGCATCGCCGCCTTCGGCAATTGCGACGCGGCGAGCGCGCTGCTCCTCCATCGGCCCGCGGGGATCGACGCGCTGCTCCTCGCCAATCCCTGGACCTATGAGACCGGCGGCGACGAGCAGGCGGGGGATACGCCCGCGCTTCCGCCTGCCGCGGCGATCCGCGCGCGCTATCTTTCGCGGCTTAAGGATCCGAGGAGCCTCCTGCGCCTGCTCAAGGGCGAGATCGATCTTGCAAAGCTGTGGCGCGGCCTCTCGTCGCTCGGGCGGCGCAAACCGCCCGCAGCGCCGGACAGCCTCGCAGCCCGCCTCGACGCTGCGCTCGCGGCGCTGCCCTGCCCTGCCACTATCCTCCTCGCGACAGGCGACCGGACAGCGCAGGCCTTCCTCGAGAATTGCCGCCCCGGCGCGGCAGCCGTCGAGCGGCTCGAGCGCGCGTCGCACAGCTTCGCAGGCGCTGACGCCGACTGGCTGGCGGCGCAAATATTGGCCCGCCTCCGCTAA
- a CDS encoding XrtA/PEP-CTERM system-associated ATPase yields the protein MYDQYYGFTGRPFQLTPDPYFYFESGTHRKAMSYLGYGLAQGEGFIVITGDVGAGKTTLVGHLMNTIDPNRLTAVKLVSTQVEGDDLLRLVAEQFGLEWEGESKAELLRSMEQYLREQARAGRRTLLIVDEGQNLAISALEELRMLSNFQLGGHSLLQIFLLGQPEFRHTLFHSPTLEQLRQRVIATHHLDPMEPEEVEPYILHRLGKVGWTGNPSFSPDAFEAIFDFSEGVPRKLNVLVSRLLLLGAVEQLSRITSAHVRDVVSEIEADRGIDQAELVGVPVEAPAAQPDTVLEWPAPSAAPAAASPAAAPFAPPEDAPIALGVPEKAEALAAPLAADTGFAEARSLVAEQLGLAPSSAADASRPAEGAAPVAASAPPESPPAAGSDAQLVALERQIAGLEARIAEQDAALRRVLDLLIDWVERDPENAPDPMAGPMPQTWAAA from the coding sequence ATGTACGATCAATATTACGGCTTTACCGGACGCCCCTTCCAGCTGACGCCTGACCCCTATTTCTATTTTGAAAGCGGCACGCACAGAAAGGCGATGTCCTATTTGGGCTATGGCCTTGCCCAGGGCGAAGGCTTCATCGTCATCACCGGCGACGTCGGAGCGGGCAAGACGACGCTTGTCGGGCATCTGATGAACACCATCGATCCCAATCGGCTGACGGCGGTGAAGCTCGTCTCGACCCAGGTCGAAGGCGATGACCTCCTCCGCCTCGTCGCCGAGCAGTTCGGGCTCGAATGGGAAGGCGAGAGCAAAGCCGAGCTCCTGCGCTCGATGGAACAATATCTTCGCGAGCAGGCCCGCGCAGGCCGGCGCACGCTGCTCATCGTCGACGAGGGACAGAATCTTGCCATATCCGCGCTCGAGGAGCTGAGGATGCTCTCGAACTTCCAGCTCGGCGGCCATTCGCTCTTGCAGATCTTCCTCCTCGGTCAGCCCGAATTCCGCCACACCCTGTTTCACTCGCCGACGCTTGAACAGCTGCGCCAGCGCGTGATCGCGACGCATCACCTCGACCCGATGGAGCCCGAGGAGGTCGAGCCCTATATCCTTCACCGTCTCGGCAAGGTCGGCTGGACCGGCAACCCGAGCTTCAGCCCGGACGCGTTCGAGGCGATTTTCGACTTTAGCGAGGGCGTTCCGCGCAAGCTCAACGTGCTGGTGAGCCGCCTCCTGCTTTTGGGCGCGGTCGAGCAATTGAGCCGCATCACCTCGGCCCATGTCCGCGACGTGGTGAGCGAGATCGAGGCCGACCGCGGGATCGACCAGGCAGAGCTGGTGGGCGTCCCCGTGGAAGCTCCCGCCGCCCAGCCCGATACGGTCCTTGAATGGCCCGCGCCGTCTGCTGCCCCGGCAGCGGCAAGTCCGGCAGCGGCGCCGTTCGCGCCGCCCGAGGATGCGCCGATCGCTCTTGGCGTGCCGGAAAAGGCCGAAGCGCTCGCCGCGCCGCTCGCGGCCGATACCGGGTTCGCCGAGGCGCGCTCGCTTGTCGCCGAACAGCTCGGACTTGCGCCGAGCAGTGCAGCAGACGCCTCGCGCCCTGCCGAAGGCGCGGCGCCGGTTGCTGCGAGCGCTCCGCCCGAGTCCCCCCCTGCGGCCGGCTCCGACGCGCAGCTCGTTGCGCTCGAACGCCAGATCGCGGGGCTCGAAGCCCGGATCGCCGAACAGGACGCTGCGCTCCGCCGCGTGCTCGATCTCCTGATCGACTGGGTCGAGCGCGATCCGGAAAACGCACCCGATCCGATGGCTGGCCCGATGCCGCAGACGTGGGCGGCGGCCTGA
- a CDS encoding pyridoxal-dependent decarboxylase, exosortase A system-associated yields MKPHGPIPPGYSADADGMLIVGGERADALAARAGDTPLFVYDSALLKARVAEWRAAMPSEVQLHYAMKANPFAPLLTFMAGIVDGFDVASGGELAAALASGMEAEHISFAGPGKRDRELEAAIKAGATINLESAGEAERALHIAARLGARPRLAVRVNPDFDLKGSGMKMGGGAKPFGVDAEDVPALVRRLVDAGADWQGFHIFAGSQALSAAAIAETQAQTVALAARLANGIGAAPPLVNLGGGMGVPYFPGDSAVDTAAVGAALAETLAARDPVLGASRFAMELGRWLVAEAGVYITRIVDRKVSHGEIFLVTDGGLHHQLAASGNFGTVIRRNYPIAIASHFGAEAVETVSVVGCLCTPLDRLGDQVALPRAEAGDLVAIFQAGAYGASASPAAFLGQGPAREILV; encoded by the coding sequence ATGAAGCCGCATGGCCCCATTCCTCCTGGCTATTCGGCGGACGCCGACGGCATGCTCATCGTCGGCGGCGAGCGCGCCGACGCGCTCGCGGCGCGCGCCGGGGATACGCCGCTCTTCGTCTACGACAGCGCGCTCCTGAAGGCCCGCGTCGCCGAGTGGCGCGCGGCCATGCCGAGCGAGGTGCAGCTTCATTATGCGATGAAGGCGAACCCCTTTGCGCCGCTCCTCACTTTCATGGCCGGCATCGTCGACGGGTTCGATGTCGCATCGGGGGGCGAGCTTGCCGCAGCTCTCGCGAGCGGCATGGAGGCCGAGCACATCAGCTTCGCAGGCCCCGGCAAGCGCGACCGCGAACTCGAAGCGGCGATCAAGGCAGGGGCGACCATCAACCTTGAATCGGCAGGCGAGGCCGAGCGCGCGCTCCATATCGCGGCGCGCCTCGGCGCGCGTCCGCGGCTTGCGGTGCGGGTCAATCCCGATTTCGACCTCAAGGGCTCGGGGATGAAAATGGGGGGCGGCGCCAAGCCCTTCGGGGTCGATGCCGAGGACGTGCCCGCGCTCGTCCGGCGCCTCGTCGACGCGGGCGCCGACTGGCAAGGCTTTCATATCTTTGCCGGATCGCAGGCGCTCAGCGCCGCCGCGATTGCCGAGACGCAGGCGCAGACCGTTGCGCTTGCAGCGCGCCTCGCAAACGGCATTGGCGCCGCGCCCCCGCTCGTGAACCTTGGCGGCGGGATGGGCGTCCCTTATTTCCCCGGCGACAGCGCGGTCGATACTGCGGCTGTTGGAGCCGCGCTCGCCGAGACACTCGCGGCGCGCGATCCGGTGCTTGGCGCGAGCCGTTTTGCGATGGAGCTCGGGCGCTGGCTCGTTGCCGAAGCGGGCGTCTACATCACGCGCATCGTCGACCGGAAGGTCAGCCACGGCGAGATATTTCTCGTCACCGATGGCGGGCTCCATCACCAGCTTGCTGCGAGCGGCAATTTCGGGACGGTCATTCGCCGCAACTACCCGATCGCGATCGCGAGCCATTTCGGCGCGGAGGCGGTCGAGACGGTTTCGGTTGTCGGCTGTCTTTGTACCCCGCTCGACCGTCTTGGCGACCAGGTTGCGCTGCCGCGCGCCGAAGCGGGCGATCTGGTCGCGATTTTCCAGGCGGGCGCCTATGGCGCCTCGGCAAGCCCCGCCGCGTTTCTGGGCCAGGGACCCGCGCGCGAAATCCTCGTCTGA
- a CDS encoding GNAT family N-acetyltransferase produces the protein MQGNGEHQPNDKALPPAARGAGFASPFDQAAWFDLLTAHGYAPGGRVNAWGSAGETRAWLPLRIERPGALAGLGNWYSFSVRPLYTGEDKRADALADLFARLRKGADRLTLYPVPDAEKHGIAAAMRDAGWWVYDAPRGDRHWLDLAGLDHEGWWESRPGALRSTVKRKARKGVVDIALFTAFDGAAWAAYEAIYAASWKPEEGDPALLRAFAEAESARGTFRMGLARIAGAPVAAQFWTVEDGTAFIHKLAHVEDSLKASPGTLLSAALFRHVIEVDRVVRVDFGTGNDAYKRDWMNRHEPLWHIEAFNPSRIAAWGPALKAFARSALGRA, from the coding sequence ATGCAAGGGAACGGTGAACATCAGCCTAATGACAAGGCATTGCCTCCTGCCGCGCGCGGCGCTGGCTTTGCTTCGCCTTTCGACCAGGCGGCCTGGTTCGATCTGCTGACGGCGCATGGCTATGCCCCCGGCGGGCGCGTCAACGCCTGGGGGAGCGCCGGCGAGACGAGAGCATGGCTGCCTCTTCGGATCGAAAGGCCCGGCGCGCTCGCAGGTCTTGGCAACTGGTACAGTTTTTCGGTCCGTCCTCTCTACACCGGTGAGGACAAGCGCGCCGATGCGCTGGCCGACCTCTTCGCCCGGCTTCGCAAAGGCGCGGACCGCCTTACCCTTTATCCCGTTCCCGACGCTGAAAAGCATGGCATTGCCGCGGCCATGCGCGATGCCGGCTGGTGGGTCTATGACGCCCCCAGGGGCGACCGCCACTGGCTCGACCTTGCTGGGCTTGACCATGAGGGCTGGTGGGAGAGCCGCCCCGGCGCGCTTCGCAGCACGGTCAAGCGCAAGGCAAGGAAGGGCGTGGTCGATATCGCGCTCTTCACCGCCTTTGATGGCGCGGCTTGGGCTGCCTATGAAGCGATTTACGCCGCCAGCTGGAAGCCCGAAGAAGGCGACCCCGCGCTCCTCCGGGCCTTTGCCGAGGCCGAGAGCGCGCGCGGCACCTTTCGCATGGGGCTCGCGCGGATCGCTGGCGCACCGGTTGCAGCGCAGTTCTGGACGGTCGAGGACGGCACCGCCTTCATCCACAAGCTCGCGCATGTCGAGGACAGCCTCAAGGCCTCGCCCGGCACCCTCCTCTCGGCGGCGCTGTTTCGTCATGTCATCGAGGTCGACCGCGTCGTGCGCGTCGATTTCGGCACCGGCAATGACGCCTACAAGCGCGACTGGATGAACCGGCACGAGCCCTTGTGGCATATCGAGGCTTTCAATCCGTCGCGCATCGCGGCATGGGGGCCCGCACTCAAGGCTTTTGCGCGCTCGGCGCTCGGGCGCGCGTGA
- a CDS encoding XrtA/PEP-CTERM system exopolysaccharide export protein: MTSSPWLHAARAALIFGIVATALAGCAGGVGDAPQLPSANFVANQEGPGEEYIIGPLDELQIFVWRNPELGGKVQVRPDGRITTPLITDMPAVGKTATMLQQDIKLQLSQYITDPIVSVIVTSFNSTFSQQVRIVGATEKPASIPFRANMTVLDAMIAVGGLGEYAAGNKARLVRFDKGSGKQQEYALRLNDLIKRGDIKANVRLQPGDVIIIPESMF; encoded by the coding sequence ATGACATCCTCCCCCTGGCTTCACGCTGCGCGCGCCGCGCTGATCTTCGGCATTGTCGCCACCGCCCTTGCAGGCTGCGCAGGCGGCGTCGGTGATGCGCCGCAGCTTCCCAGCGCCAATTTCGTCGCCAATCAGGAAGGGCCGGGCGAGGAATATATCATCGGCCCGCTCGACGAACTCCAGATCTTCGTGTGGCGCAATCCCGAACTCGGCGGGAAGGTGCAGGTGAGGCCCGACGGGCGTATCACCACCCCGCTGATCACCGACATGCCCGCGGTCGGCAAGACAGCGACGATGCTCCAGCAGGACATCAAGCTCCAGCTCAGCCAATATATCACCGACCCCATCGTCAGCGTCATCGTCACCAGCTTCAACAGCACTTTCTCGCAGCAGGTTCGCATCGTCGGCGCGACCGAAAAGCCGGCATCGATCCCTTTCCGCGCCAACATGACCGTGCTCGACGCGATGATCGCGGTCGGCGGACTTGGCGAATATGCAGCGGGCAACAAGGCGCGCCTCGTCCGCTTCGACAAGGGCAGCGGCAAGCAGCAGGAATATGCGCTGCGCCTCAATGACCTCATCAAGCGCGGCGACATCAAGGCGAACGTCCGCCTGCAGCCGGGCGACGTGATCATCATCCCTGAAAGCATGTTCTGA